The genomic interval GCGGCCCGACGGGTGCTGCCTGTACCCACCCTGGCCTCCTGTGGCAATTCCGCCACCGTCCAGCGGCTTTCGCTGATCAGGCAATCAGCCACCGTTTCACGTGGGGGAACCGATGCGAGCACAAGTCGTTCATCGACTTCCGTCGGCAGGTCTTTCAGCGAATGCACCGCCACATCGGCTTCGTCGTCCAACAACGCCTGTTGAATCCGCTTGGTAAAGACGCCAATTTGCCGTGTTCCGTCGATCGGCCGCATGTCCACATCACCTTTGCTGACCAAGGGAACCAGGACCGTTGGAACGCCGTGATCGGCCAACAGGGCGGCGAAATGTTCGGCTTGCCACATCGCCAGCGGGCTTTCTCGGGTCGCGATTCGCAGGGGGGGAGGCTCGGATGACATGACAATGCAACTCAGCGGTGGGAATCTGGGGGATTTCGGTCTGGCTAGGTACCTTTTGAGCACTTCTCACGCCCTAGGTCCGTTCTAAATTAGAGCGTGGAACGACTTAGATGAAAGGGATGCGATCCCAGGCAGTGTAAACGTCCAATGGAATCGCGATACGTGCCGCAAAGTCGCCAGCCCTCCTTTTGGGGAGTTCACGCCGATTCTAGCAGCGTCACACACGCGTAATCACTCTCACCCGCCCGTAGCCATTCGTGTCATCATCATCCGATTCGGACTTCCCGATCAACGACCAACCGACCCGCGATTTTGGCAGCGTGTCGTCGGATGATGATTTGATCAGCGGGGAGATCGGTGACACCTCTTCCTTGCCCAGCAGCGAGCCGATTCCGTCGCGGATCGGAGACTATGAGATCCGGCACTTGATCGGTTCCGGAGGCATGGGCGAAGTTTACTTGGCCGAGCATGTCCGCATGCAGCGCAAGGTGGCTGTGAAGGTCTTGCGTAAGGACAAGATGCAGGAGCCTGCGGCGATTGAGCGGTTCTATGATGAAGTCCGCGTGGCGTCACGGTTGATGCACCCGAACATTGTCGCTGCGTTCGATGCCGGAGAGTTCGACGGCATTCATTATCTGACGATGGAGTACGTGGATGGATTGAACCTGACGCGGCTGGTCAGCAAGAAGGGGCCGTTTCCTGTCGGGATGGCGGCCGCCGTGATTCGTCAAGCCGCGATGGGCTTATTGCACGCTCACCGAGCCGGGATCGTTCACCGAGACGTCAAACCGGGCAACTTGATGCAGGCCAGTGACGGCACGATCAAAGTGCTCGACCTGGGACTTGCCCAAATCAACCAAATTCAATGGTCCGAGGACGGCCGTGAGTTGGGCTCCATCCCAGATCCTGATTCTCACCATAAACGCAAAGGCAAGCTCGTCGGCACACTCGCTTACATGGCTCCCGAGCAGTTGGAATCGCCCGACGATGCGGACCCACGTAGTGACATCTATTCGCTCGGCGCGGTGCTGTTTTTCTTGCTGACCGCTAGGCCTCCGTTCACCGGCGACTACTTGGAGCAAGTCTACGGGCATCGCCATGGCGCGATTCCGGACTTGATGCAAGAACGCGACGACATCAGCTTGGGCTTTGCCAACATCTTTCGGCGGATGATGGCCAAGAAGGCGTCGCAGCGTTATGCATCGATGGATGAAGTCATAGAGGATTTGAGCGAATACGCTGACGACACCTGCGCTCCGTCATGGATTACCGAGTTCCGATACCGACAAAACAAAGTCGATGTGTCGACGGCGTCCGGCGGCTCCACGGCAATCGCGAACATGCCGATCCTGGCGATCGACTTGGACATGTTCTACGCGACGGCGGCGGAAGCGGTCCCGGGCAGCGGCGTACGGTTGCTGAGCGCGGGAAACGATGCCCAGCCGCTGTTTCGCATGGCGTTTGCAAGCGACAACGGACGACTGATTTGCGATTCGGACGCCATCGACATGCGTACCGATGACCCCAAACAAGTCGTCCACTGTTTGCCCATGTATATCGGCAAGGACGTGGTGGACCGCGAAGTCTGTGGGAGAAAGTGCCCGCCGGAGGTCTTGTTGGGACTGGCGATCCAACGGGTGATTGCGAACGCATGGCCGGAACGCGCCATCCCGCGAATCGCCGCGATCGTTGTTCCCGCATGTTACGATCAGTTTCACCGACGCAGCATCGTACAAGCCGCCCGGATCGCCGGATTGGAATCGATCCGATTGGTCGATCGATCCGTTGCATCGGTTCAGTCCACGATGCTGGATCCGGAGTTGGAATCGCTTAGCGATTCGTCAGTTGATGTTAAAGAAAAGGAACTGATCCTGTATTTGGGTTTGACAGGTCAAGCGACTGAGATCGCCTTGATTCGACGCGATGGAGTGCAACTGACCCAGCTGGCGACAGCCGGTCACTGGCACACAGGCGGAACAGCGTGGCTGCATCGTTTGGTGGACTTGGCCGCAAAAGCCTTCGTCAAAGAACACAAGTTCGATCCGAAGAAAACGCTGAAGTATGCTTCGCGTCTGCAAATGGCGTGCGAGCGAGCGATCAATTCGATGTTGTTGTTGCCGGAAGTCATCATCGGGATTGATACGGATGAGAAATGTTTGACGGTGACGGTTTCTCGCGACGAGTGGCTTGAGCGAAGTGGTGATTTGATTTACCGCATGCGTCGCTGTATGCACGAGGTTTGCACACAGGCGGGCGTCAGTCCCAAAAGTATCCAGACGTGCATCACCATGGGGCCGCTGTTGCACATGCGTGAGCTGCATGAACGCCTGCTGCACAAGTTGTCGCCGACGATCCAACGAAAAGCATTGGATCGACCCGATGCCGCACGCGGCGCGGCTGCTTGTTTGGCAGCAGAGTTACCTGGGCGTTCCGATTTGGCGCTGCCGCCTCAAACGGTGGCCAGTCAGTCGATCGGAATCGTCATCGCGGATAACCAAGGCCGACGTCGGATCTTGCCGATCATTCAGAAAGGCACGCCGCTGCCTGCTCGCACGAACCGCAAGCTCTCGATCGCCAAAGATCGTCAGTCGATGACGTTGTCGATCGTTGAGACCTCTGGAGTGCACGGCAAGAGTTGGCATTCTCTGGGACGCTACGAGTTCGAAGTCGACAAGGATTCCGACAATCGTTTGAAGCGAACGCGAATGATCGGTTTCGAACTGAACGTGAACGGTTTGTTGACCGTCCGTGCCCAAACACCGGGAACTCCAGAGAGCACCAAGTTGTCGGATATCCCCATTTCGATGCTCAACGAGCGGGATGAACCCCAATGGCAACGCTGGATCAGCGACCTAGTGGACACCCGCTGATCGCTTCACCCTCGCTGGACTTTCCACGTCGATAGCGTGCAGCGACGTACGTTCGGATATTGTCGCGTGCTTGACTCGCTGGAGTTTGAGGTTGACAGTTTTTTTGCCGCAGCGTTTCGTTTCACATGTCACCTCCCCCAAGGAAGTTGGGGGAGGTCGAGCTTAGCCGTTGAGGCGACCTTTGGCAGCACAGCTCTACGCTGGACTGCTCAAAACTTGGTCTTGACATGCAATTCCAACTGCCGGTTTTGTTCCTCCACTTGGAAGATACGCCGAAGGCGTTTAACAACATAGCCCAGGGTAAGGTTCCCGCGAGTGTGACGAGCGGGACCGCCACCCTGGGTTGAAAATGCGATCGACTCTCACCTCACTCCCGCTCCGATTTTGGCGGCGAAGCCGCCAAAATCGGAGCGGGAGTGAGGTACTGGTGGGGACGTTGTCTGTACCCAGGGTTGCAGCGTCATTCGCCAAGGCGAATGACGGCTTTAACCCTGGGCTATGCTGTTAAACGCCTTCGGCGTAGGGAGAAAAGTTGCGCATGCCAATCCTGGCCAGTGGCTTGGAGCTCACCAAATCGATGTTTGACCCGTAGCCGACAGGCGCAGGCGGAAGTGGCGTTTGGTTCTGCGGTGCAAGCCGGTTGATCGTGTCTCCTGCGCCTTCGGCTACGGGTCAAACGTTCGGAAGGTCTCTCGCGCTTGGTCAATGCGAAAACAGTCTGCATCTATCAGCCGCCACGCGATAGCGTCCGGTTCTTACTGCATCTATCAGCCGCCACGCGATAGCGCCCGGTTCTTACACCTAAATACGAGAACCGCTCTCTATCTCGCTGCAACTGACGAATAATCCGGGCTAGCCATGCAGGCTTGAATGTGTTGATAGCCGTTCTGCTTGGAAGGCTTTTTTGGCTTCGATCTCGTTTTCGATTCGAAGAGTCAAATGACGCGGATTCAGCCACCTACTCTTTGCCGTACTCCACCGTCACCGTTCGCCCATCTACTGCGGTGACCTTGCCGAAATCAATCTTCTCCGAGAACGCTTTCACGTCGGTCACCGGTGAGAGTTTGATCGTCATCGAACCATTCATGGAGGTGGAACTCATCGAGTGACTGTTGCCGTCCACATAATCCTTCAGCGACTCCGTCAGAGCGTCTCGATCAGACTCGTTGTCGACCCCGCTGACTTTGATCGTCACGGTGGTGGCCGGGTCTTGATTGAGGCTGAAAGAGCAGCCACTGGTGGTCACGAAAGTGGCAAGCAATACGACGCCAGCCAGTCGAGCAATCGAGGCGGAAAACATTTGGGAACTCCAGGGTCAGGGACGTGTCGACGATCGTTGGTTGTGAGGGGAATTCTGGCGAATCCCATTACCAATTGTAGGAATGAGGTGTTGGTGAAGGCATGATTTGCGAGAGGACGGGGCGCGTCAAAATGATTTCAGCAGTTCGTCGGCCGACTTTTCTGCCGCTGACATGACTTCGGCCAACGTTACCGCTTCTCCGCCGCGTTTCTTGCTCTCTGCTGCGGCTTCCATGAAAGCGTAGATTTCAAGCGTTTCTGCGGTTTCGATCGAGGGCTTGCCGGTGCGGAAAAAAGTAGCGATCTGGCGTAACAGGGGTTGGTAGCCCGAGTACGGACCGACTTGCAGGGAACCTTTGCTGCCGAACGCGGTGCCACCGTAACCAGACTTCACGGCTCGTAGACCGCGATAAGTCCCGATCCGATCGTTGGACCACGTGCCGACGACGACATCCATGCCCGCGTTGCCCGTGTGGGTCACCGACTGGCAGCCGGTGCCCAGGGCGGTGAACAGGGGCTCCACACCATGGATGCCGTACCAAAACAGATCGGTGTGCGATGGTTCCAATGAACACGGACTGAACGTGTCACACGCGACGACGTCACCGATCTCGCCAGACCGAGCGGCTTGAGCGCCTTCGGTGAAACGCAACGCGGAGCTGGAAAACATTGGCACGCCGTGCTTCGCGGCCGCGCGATAGATCGCAACGACTTCGGCCAGATTGGCTCCGACGGGTTTGTCGATAAACACCGGCTTGCCCGCTCGAAACACCCGCATCGCTTGTTCCAAGTGCGGCTTGCCATCGTTCGTCTCCAACAGCACCACGTCGACTTGGGCGAGCAAGTCTTCGATCGAATCAACGATCTCAACTCCCACCGCTTTGACGTCCTCGGTGTATTTGGGGATTCGACTGTAACTGGACTCAATCGTTCGGCTGCCATGTGGATAGGCGGCCACGACGCGACAATTCTGCATCGCGGGATCGGCAGGCTCCGCGTTGAACTGTTTTGCAAAGGCGGCCGCGTGCGAGGTATCCAATCCAATGATTCCGACTCGCAACAACTGATCGGTATCCGCGGCGTAAAGGTTTGTCATGACGCTGACCGCAATGAGTAACGATGTGATTTTGATGAAATAGGGCATGATGGATTTCGGTGGAGGGATGGAGGCAGGCATCTGGCGTCGGTTATACCAAACACTTGGTGCCGAATGAGTCCATGCGGTGCAACTTGGTTTGCGGCTGATTTGAGGCAGTATGTCGAGAGATTCAATCTCTTGTCGTCGACCGTTACCTCTCCCGGGCCGCACCGGTGGAGGTGACGCGCACGACACCTCCCCCAAGGAACTTGGGGGAGGTCGAGCAGAGCCGTTTAGGCGAATGCGAGGGAGGGGGCGTGCGTCGCGGTTGGTTTTCGTAACACGATTTGCGCTGCGTATGCCCCCTCCCGAATCTTGCTTCGCTCGATTCGACCTCCCCCGGCTGCGCCGATGGAGGTGACGCGCGCCAGGTGCTACGCCCTATGTGCTTCACACCGGCTCCCAGCCTGGTGCGTATTCTTTGGTCCAAAAGGCTTCGGCAGCCGGGTTGTTCAGGATGTGTCCGTTGTTGGGATCCAGTTTTAGATCAGACTGGGTGCGATAGGCGATGTTGCCGAGGTGACACAACAGCGTGCTCTCGTGAGCTTTCTGGATGTCCGCGTTGGGGAGTCTGGCGGTGCGGACGGCATCGAGGAAATCGGCAAAGTGATCGGCGTCGCCTCCTCGATCGTCGACGGTCTCAATCTCTTTGCCACGCATGTCCAATTCGACGTGTCCGTTTCCGCGAACCACAATCGAACCTTCGGTGCCGTGAAAGCTGATCCCAAAGCCGGTGTCGTGCGGTCCCAGGGGTGACCACGAGAGTCCTTCCCAAGTGATGGTTTTGCCGCCAGGGAAATCGTAGGTGACCATCATCGTGTCTGGCGTTTCTTGGTCGTCCTCATGACGGTACTTGCCACCGCCCGCGGTCACGCGTGTGGGATACTGAACTTGCATTCCCCATCGTGCGACATCCAAACCGTGAACGCCGTTGTTGCCCAGTTCACCGTTGCCCCAGTGCCAATGCCAATGCCAGTTGTAGTGCAGCACGTTGTCCTTGAAGGGCTGACGAGTGCAAGGTCCTTGCCACAGCTCCCAGTCAAGCCACTGCGGAGGATCAGTTTGTTTACCGGTGCCGATCGGGCCGCGTCGGTTGTTGTACCAAGTACGAGCGTAGTGAACGGTACCGATCTTGCCTTGATGGATCTTGTCGATCGCGCTGATGATCCCTCGCCAACTGCGGCGTTGGGTCCCCATTTGAACGATCTTGTTTGCTTTGCGTGCCGCTGCGACCGCCAATTCGCCTTCGTGAGGCGTGTGGCTGCACGGCTTTTCGACGTAGACATGTTTGTCCGCGGCGCAGCCCAAGATTGTGGCGGGTGCGTGCCAATGATTGGGGGCGCTGCACACGAACGCGTCAACACGTTTGTCGTCCAAGATCTTGCGAAAGTCGCCGACCAACTCGGGCGAGGGAGTCTGTCCGTCGCGAACAAACTCACCGACACGCCCCCGAGCACGCTCGTCGACGTCACAGATGTACGCGATTTCGACTTGGCCGGTCGCCAGCATGCCTTTTGCGATCGCGGCTCCGCGACCGTTGACGCCCATGATACCCAGCGTGATCTTATCGTTGGGTGCGACCGGTTTGGTGTCTTCTGCGGATGACGATTGGGCAGACGTGGCGAGGCCGAGAGACGACATCGCCACTCCGGCTTTGAGAAACAACCTGCGATCCAGTTCACGGTTCATCAATACGTCTCCGGAGTAAAAAGGCGGGTAAAAAAATTCGTAATGAGATTCGCCAGAATTCCCTCACACAGGATTTCTGGCGAAATCCACGACGTGCATGACTGGCAAGCGTTTCACGTGCAGAAACGGCATTCCCATCACGCGAGCAATGGCTTGACCACGTGACCGTGGACATCCGTCAGTCGAAAGTCTCGGCCTTGGAATCGATACGTCAGACGCTCGTGATCGAATCCCAATTGATGCAAGATGGTGGCTTGCAAGTCATGCACGTGGACCGGGTTCTCGGCGACGCCGAAGCCCAGTTCATCGGTCACTCCGTACTCGAATCCACCTTTCATTCCGCCGCCCGCCATCCACATGGTGAAAGCGTCTGGGAAGTGGTCGCGGCCCAAGATCTTGCTCTTCGCTGTTCGGCCTTCGCGAAACGGCGTGCGTCCAAACTCGCCGCCCCAAATCACCAGCGTCTCGTCGAGCATGCCGCGTTGTTTCAAATCACGAATCAGCGCTGCAACGGGTTTGTCCATCGACGCGCACTTATTGGTTAGTCCGTCGGTCAAACCCGTGTCGGCGCCCGTACCATGGAAATCCCATCCCCAATCGAACAGTTGGACGAAGCGAACGCCGGACTCGACCAACCGGCGAGCGAGCAAGCAGTTGTTGGCCAGCGAGGACTCGCCCGGTTGCGCGCCGTAGTCGGCTAAGGTCTCGGCTGATTCACGAGTGATGTCCATCACTTCGGGTACCGACATCTGCATGCGAAAGGCCAGCTCGTACTGCGCGATCCGCGTCATCGTTTCGGGGTGTCCCATCTCACCGGCTTGGATACGATTGAGGTCACTCAGTGCGTCCAAGGTTGCGCGACGCAGATCACGATCCATTCCCGGTGGATCGGACGAGTACAGTACCGGGTCACCTTTGGAGCGACACTGGACTCCTTGATAGACCGAGGGCAAGAATCCGCTGCCGAAAGAATTCTTGCCGCCGTTGGGTTGCACGCCACTGGAAATCAGCACGACGAAGCCGGGCAGGTTTTCGTTTTCACTGCCCAGTCCATAGGTGACCCAGGAACCCATCGATGGCCGACCGCTGCGAGGCGATCCGGTGTAGACCAACAGCTCGGCAGGCGCGTGGTTGAACTGATCGGTGTACATCGAGTGCACGACACACATCTCGTCCGCGACGGTGTGCAAGTTCGGAATGGCATCGGACATCCACATTCCCGATTGACCGACCTGCTGCCACTGGCGTGGCGAGCCCATCAGTTTGGGGACGCCCGAAGTGAACGCAAATTCTCGACCGGCGAGGAATTGGTCCGGGCAATCCTGATCGCTACGTTTGCTCAGCTCCGGCTTGTAGTCGAACAAGTCCAGGTTGGGCGGCGAACCGGTCAGGTGGATGTAGATGACTTGTTTGGCCCGCGCGGGAAAGTGAGGTTGGCGGGGTGCCAACGGGTTGACGATGCCTTGGCTGCCGCCGACGTTCTTACCTCGTGACCCGGCTGAGTCGACCGATTCAGCCGCATGCGTGGTAAGCCCCATCGCGGCCAACGCAGCTGAGCCGATGCCGGCAGTGGAGTGCTGCAGGAAGTGACGGCGAGTGTTCAGGGCGAGCCGTTGGATGTCCGGGTCCATCAGAATCACATTCGGTGGGAGGGAGGATTCAGGCGGGGGAAGGGATTTTTCAGGTAAAGATTGCGGGCAATGAATTCACCCACGCAAGCCTTTGCCAAAAATCACTCAACCATCATTTTGGTCGAAATCCGCGCAGCGTGCCACGCAAGTTGGCGTTTTTCGCCGGAACCTTGCCCAAGTTGTCGGTGGAACCCGCCACCCCAATGCTGTGTCTTGGCAGGATCAAGCCGTATATTCGGAGCGATCATTGCCGATCACGTCCCCGCTGGCATCGCTCCCCCTTGGGGCGACAATCACTCCTGATTTAGACTGTGTCAGTCGGTTTTGCGAAAAACGCTCCCCACCTGAGTTTTCAGACAGATGTCCCTGATCATATTGCGATGCATGTTCCTCCTGTGTGCTGGCGGTATCTCCGCCATCATCAACACTGGATTGCCCAGCGATGCCGGAGCACTGACTCCCTGGCTGATCTTTGCCGGATTGATGGGCACGGCGTTGGCTGTCGTGGTCGGCGACATTTACATCCCGCAAAAACGCATCGATACGATCTCGGCGGTCTATTTCGGTGTGCTCATCGGGATTCTGCTGACGTACATTCTGATCACGGCGATCGAACCGTTCTTCGGTGACAGCAACAATCTTGCCAAAGCCGTGCAGCTGATCGTTGCGCTGCTGTTGTGTTATATCTGCGTGAGTGTGCTGCTGCAGACCAAGGACGACTTTCGGTTTTTGATCCCCTACGTGGAGTTTGTCCGGGAGGTCAAAGGGTTCAAGCCCTTGGTCTTGGACACCAGCGTGGTCATCGACGGACGCATCGCGGACATGGTCCACACGGGCGTCTTTGACAACCAATTGATCATGCCCCGGTTCGCGTTGACGGAGCTGCAAGCCATAGCGGACAGTAGCGACAAGCTCCGGCGGACACGTGGTCGCCGCGGCCTGGACGTGCTCAACCGCATGCGTGCAGACAACAACGTGGACCTGATCATCTTTGACCGCGAGCTGCCCGAGCTGGCCGGCCAGACTGTGGATTTGAAGCTCGTGTTGTTGGCAAAACACCTAGAGGGCAAAGTCGTCACGGGAGACTACAACCTGAACAAAGTCGCCAAGTTGCACAACGTTCCGGTCATCAATCTCAACGAAATCAGCAACGCCTTGCGTCCGGCCTACCTGCCCGACGAAACCTTTCGCGTCAAAATCATCAAAGCGGGCGAGGGCCCCGAGCAGGGCGTCGGCTACCTCGATGATGGCACGATGGTGGTGGTGGAGGGTGCCCGGAACAAGATCGGCCAGGACTTGGACGTCCGCGTGACGAGCACCTTGCAGACCAACGCCGGAAAAATGATTTTTACGAAAGTCGAAAGCCGCTAGGCTGCTTGGGAACCCGCTCCCGAACGGTACAATACTGTTTCAACACAAAAACCAACCCACACCCGCGCCCATAGCTCAGCTGGATAGAGCATCGGACTTCTAATCCGACGGTCGGAGGTTCGAATCCTCCTGGGCGTACTGAAGACTCGTTTGCTACGCCTAAGTTTTAGGATAGCGAAACGCGTCAAGAGTTTCGGCTGTATGCGAAAAAGGGCCGAAGGTCTTGGCGACTTCCGCTCCGGACCAACACTGATTTTCAGACGGCGCAGACCACTAGTGCATCGTCCGGTCTTGATTTTGGGGTTAGCCGTTTTGGCGATAGCCACGGTTGTGTCACGAAAACCGTGGCTAACGCCAAAACGGCTCATCTACCGAACCCACGTTCTAAGACTGGACGATGCACTAGTGCGGATTATTCATAACCCGACGCGTAAGCGAGGGATACTCGGTAAATCCCTCGCTTACGCGTCGGGTTATGAAAAACTATCAGCCGCCACGCGATAGCGTCCGGGCTGAAGTCAGTTTGCGGAGCTTCTGGCCCCCTCGCGTCTCCTCCTGTTCTCACCCGCCTGCCCCGTCGATTCCGCCGCATGGATTCCGAACCGATCTATTACTTCGATCGATACCGCAAGGAAATCTGTGAGGAGAAGATCTACGGCGAAGGATTCCTGCGTTGGACTTACGAATCGCTCGGCGGGAAGCTAGCACTCGCCGCGATGGTCAAACATGCGTGGTTCTCACGCTGGTACGGTTGGCGGATGGATCGTCCCAAATCACGCGCCAAGGTCGCTCCGTTCATCCGCGACTATCTGCTCGATCCGAACGAGTTTGTGCGTTCGCCAGACGAGTTCGAACACTTCAACGCGTTCTTTTATCGCGAGTTGAAACCGTCCGCGCGACCGGTGGATGACGATCCCCAATCAGTGGTCTTCCCCGCCGATGGGCGACATCTGTGCGTGCCCGATCTGTCGCGATGCGAAGGGCTGTTTGTCAAAGGCGAGATGTTTGACTTGAGGACTCTGGTCGGTGACTCGCAATTGGCTGATCGGTACGCCAATGGCAGCCTGCTGCTGTCGCGGCTCTGTCCGGTCGACTATCACCGGTTTCATTTTCCCACCGCCGGTATTCCCGGTCCGGCTCGATTGATTCCCGGCCCCCTATTGTCGGTCAACCCGATCGCCTTGCGTCAGAACATCCAGATACTGGCGACCAACAAACGTGCGTTGACCGTTTTGCAGACGGAGCGCTTGGGCGATGTGTTGGTGATGGAGATCGGCGCGACGTGTGTCGGCAGCATCTGCCAGACTTATGAGCCGGGACAATCGGTGGCGAAAGGTGACGAGAAAGGCTTTTTTCGATTCGGCGGTTCGTCCACGATCATGATCTTTGAACCCGACCGAATCGTGTTCGATGAGGACTTGCGAGAACACTCGGCGAATCAAGTCGAGCTGTTCGCCAAAGTTGGCGACTCGATGGGGAAGGTTCAATAGTACAAGACCCGGCCGCTCACGCGATCACGGCTCACGGCGTTTTGTTGGGTCGACAACTCACAGGTCTCGGTTCAAGCCGCCGTTGTAGCTTGTCAGTTGCTCGGCAAAGTAATCCAGCCAAGCTTGTTTGTTGTAGCCAAAGTCCGCCCCCGGCGCGATCTCTCGCAGCAAGAGCAACGCATCAGGATTCTTGAAGTCCTCCTTGATCACGACTTTTTTGCTGCCCGTTGAGAACGAACCGTTACCGTTCTGAGAAAACCCGGCGTTTGTCCCAGCACCCGCCGGGATCTCCGTTTCGTGTGTCGTTACCAATGCGTCAGCGTACACCCGCCAAAGCTCCGGATCGGGCGCCCGTAACAAAGCGGCCAACGCATTTTTGACATCGCGATTGCTGCTCTTTTTTGGGTCCAGCATCTGCACGTACAGCCCGGCGGCCGATCGCCAGCCGAATTGTGTCAGTTGATTCAACGCTTCGTCGCGGACATCTGGATCGGCATCGTTCACACCGGCTAACGTCAACGCTTGTACTGCGGGACCGTTGCGAAACTGGCCGAGTTTTTGAACCCACAGCAACCGCATTGCTTTGGGCTGTTTACCGCCAGCAGATTTCGCAAGCTCATCGGCAATCGCCTCGGCCGCCAGTGGGTCCTCGATCGCTTGCAGCGCCGCCAACGATTCGGCCGCGTTCTTGTTGTTGGATAAAGCCGCTTTTCGCAGCGAGGCAACTTCCCTGTGCCAGCGTTTCGCCGTGAGCGCCGCCTCGTCTTTCGCCTCTTCCAACGCAATCGCCTCTGGCAGTTTCCATCCGCCCGAATTGATCAGCCCCCGATTACGTTGTTGCTCCTCAAACAGAATCCATCCCTTGCCACTTTGGACGTAGCCCAGCGCCGATCTTGCTTTGGAGTGATCCGGATCCAATTCGATTGCGCGCTGCATGTGGTAGTTTCGGTGAGCCGTCAGCTCTTGGGTGGCGCATAGCCTCGCCAGCTCATAGTGTTTCTCCGGATCGTCGCCCGCTGCTGCGGCGGCTTTCGAATAGCCAGCGAACTCGCTGTCCAGCAGCAATTTGGAAACCTTGGCCATCGGGACCGCCAATTTCATTTGATCGTTGATCGCGATGATCACCGTTCCCGTGTCGTTGGATCCCTTCTTTTCAAGTATTCGACCGCTGATCTGACCACCGCCGACGAGATCGATCGTATCAGCGGGCACGGTGGGGGCTGCAGCCACGCCGACCAGCAGAAACCCGGCAATCAACAGAAAAGAGCGGCAAGTCATCACAGGTCCAAGACAAGAGGTGTACAGTGTCGATCCGACGCCTTCATTGTAGGCCTGAAGGCGGACGAGTGCCCAAGCGAAAAAATCTGGTCTGGCCAATTGATACCGCCCACCGTCAAAATCCGCTCATGAATCAACACCCCGTTTGCCGAAACCATACTTGACTAAACGGATC from Stieleria varia carries:
- a CDS encoding protein kinase domain-containing protein, with amino-acid sequence MSSSSDSDFPINDQPTRDFGSVSSDDDLISGEIGDTSSLPSSEPIPSRIGDYEIRHLIGSGGMGEVYLAEHVRMQRKVAVKVLRKDKMQEPAAIERFYDEVRVASRLMHPNIVAAFDAGEFDGIHYLTMEYVDGLNLTRLVSKKGPFPVGMAAAVIRQAAMGLLHAHRAGIVHRDVKPGNLMQASDGTIKVLDLGLAQINQIQWSEDGRELGSIPDPDSHHKRKGKLVGTLAYMAPEQLESPDDADPRSDIYSLGAVLFFLLTARPPFTGDYLEQVYGHRHGAIPDLMQERDDISLGFANIFRRMMAKKASQRYASMDEVIEDLSEYADDTCAPSWITEFRYRQNKVDVSTASGGSTAIANMPILAIDLDMFYATAAEAVPGSGVRLLSAGNDAQPLFRMAFASDNGRLICDSDAIDMRTDDPKQVVHCLPMYIGKDVVDREVCGRKCPPEVLLGLAIQRVIANAWPERAIPRIAAIVVPACYDQFHRRSIVQAARIAGLESIRLVDRSVASVQSTMLDPELESLSDSSVDVKEKELILYLGLTGQATEIALIRRDGVQLTQLATAGHWHTGGTAWLHRLVDLAAKAFVKEHKFDPKKTLKYASRLQMACERAINSMLLLPEVIIGIDTDEKCLTVTVSRDEWLERSGDLIYRMRRCMHEVCTQAGVSPKSIQTCITMGPLLHMRELHERLLHKLSPTIQRKALDRPDAARGAAACLAAELPGRSDLALPPQTVASQSIGIVIADNQGRRRILPIIQKGTPLPARTNRKLSIAKDRQSMTLSIVETSGVHGKSWHSLGRYEFEVDKDSDNRLKRTRMIGFELNVNGLLTVRAQTPGTPESTKLSDIPISMLNERDEPQWQRWISDLVDTR
- a CDS encoding Gfo/Idh/MocA family protein, with the translated sequence MPASIPPPKSIMPYFIKITSLLIAVSVMTNLYAADTDQLLRVGIIGLDTSHAAAFAKQFNAEPADPAMQNCRVVAAYPHGSRTIESSYSRIPKYTEDVKAVGVEIVDSIEDLLAQVDVVLLETNDGKPHLEQAMRVFRAGKPVFIDKPVGANLAEVVAIYRAAAKHGVPMFSSSALRFTEGAQAARSGEIGDVVACDTFSPCSLEPSHTDLFWYGIHGVEPLFTALGTGCQSVTHTGNAGMDVVVGTWSNDRIGTYRGLRAVKSGYGGTAFGSKGSLQVGPYSGYQPLLRQIATFFRTGKPSIETAETLEIYAFMEAAAESKKRGGEAVTLAEVMSAAEKSADELLKSF
- a CDS encoding Gfo/Idh/MocA family protein, which encodes MNRELDRRLFLKAGVAMSSLGLATSAQSSSAEDTKPVAPNDKITLGIMGVNGRGAAIAKGMLATGQVEIAYICDVDERARGRVGEFVRDGQTPSPELVGDFRKILDDKRVDAFVCSAPNHWHAPATILGCAADKHVYVEKPCSHTPHEGELAVAAARKANKIVQMGTQRRSWRGIISAIDKIHQGKIGTVHYARTWYNNRRGPIGTGKQTDPPQWLDWELWQGPCTRQPFKDNVLHYNWHWHWHWGNGELGNNGVHGLDVARWGMQVQYPTRVTAGGGKYRHEDDQETPDTMMVTYDFPGGKTITWEGLSWSPLGPHDTGFGISFHGTEGSIVVRGNGHVELDMRGKEIETVDDRGGDADHFADFLDAVRTARLPNADIQKAHESTLLCHLGNIAYRTQSDLKLDPNNGHILNNPAAEAFWTKEYAPGWEPV
- a CDS encoding DUF1501 domain-containing protein; this encodes MDPDIQRLALNTRRHFLQHSTAGIGSAALAAMGLTTHAAESVDSAGSRGKNVGGSQGIVNPLAPRQPHFPARAKQVIYIHLTGSPPNLDLFDYKPELSKRSDQDCPDQFLAGREFAFTSGVPKLMGSPRQWQQVGQSGMWMSDAIPNLHTVADEMCVVHSMYTDQFNHAPAELLVYTGSPRSGRPSMGSWVTYGLGSENENLPGFVVLISSGVQPNGGKNSFGSGFLPSVYQGVQCRSKGDPVLYSSDPPGMDRDLRRATLDALSDLNRIQAGEMGHPETMTRIAQYELAFRMQMSVPEVMDITRESAETLADYGAQPGESSLANNCLLARRLVESGVRFVQLFDWGWDFHGTGADTGLTDGLTNKCASMDKPVAALIRDLKQRGMLDETLVIWGGEFGRTPFREGRTAKSKILGRDHFPDAFTMWMAGGGMKGGFEYGVTDELGFGVAENPVHVHDLQATILHQLGFDHERLTYRFQGRDFRLTDVHGHVVKPLLA
- a CDS encoding PIN/TRAM domain-containing protein — translated: MSLIILRCMFLLCAGGISAIINTGLPSDAGALTPWLIFAGLMGTALAVVVGDIYIPQKRIDTISAVYFGVLIGILLTYILITAIEPFFGDSNNLAKAVQLIVALLLCYICVSVLLQTKDDFRFLIPYVEFVREVKGFKPLVLDTSVVIDGRIADMVHTGVFDNQLIMPRFALTELQAIADSSDKLRRTRGRRGLDVLNRMRADNNVDLIIFDRELPELAGQTVDLKLVLLAKHLEGKVVTGDYNLNKVAKLHNVPVINLNEISNALRPAYLPDETFRVKIIKAGEGPEQGVGYLDDGTMVVVEGARNKIGQDLDVRVTSTLQTNAGKMIFTKVESR